A genomic region of Miscanthus floridulus cultivar M001 chromosome 3, ASM1932011v1, whole genome shotgun sequence contains the following coding sequences:
- the LOC136542667 gene encoding heat stress transcription factor B-4b-like, with amino-acid sequence MAFLVERCGEMVVSMESSHAKPVPAPFLTKTYQLVDDPCTDHIVSWGDDDTTFVVWRPPEFARDLLPNYFKHNNFSSFVRQLNTYGFRKIVADRWEFANEFFRKGAKHLLAEIHRRKSSQPLPTPLPPHQPYHHHHHHLHHHHLNPFSPPPPPPPTQPVYHHHFQEEPAPGGGNNEGSGGSGGDFLAVLSEDNRQLRRRNSLLLSELAHMKKLYNDIIYFLQNHVAPVTSPSSVVHASLPTSAGGAASSCRLMELDLADSPSPPRRPEDDGTVKLFGVALQGKKKKRAHQEDGDDNHEQGSSDV; translated from the exons ATGGCTTTCCTTGTGGAGCGGTGCGGCGAGATGGTGGTGTCGATGGAGAGCTCGCACGCGAAGCCGGTGCCGGCGCCGTTTCTGACCAAGACGTACCAGCTGGTGGACGACCCCTGCACCGACCACATCGTGTCGTGGGGCGACGACGACACCACCTTCGTCGTGTGGCGCCCGCCCGAGTTCGCCCGCGACCTCCTCCCAAACTACTTCAAGCACAACAACTTCTCCAGCTTCGTCAGGCAGCTCAACACCTAT GGCTTTAGGAAGATAGTGGCAGATAGGTGGGAGTTCGCCAACGAGTTTTTCAGGAAGGGCGCCAAGCACCTCCTCGCCGAGATCCACAGGAGGAAGTCGTCGCAGCCGCTGCCGACGCCGCTGCCACCGCACCAGCCctaccaccaccatcatcaccatctccaccaccaccacctcaacccgttctccccgccgccgcccccgccgccgacgCAGCCGGTGTACCATCACCACTTCCAAGAAGAGCCCGCCCCCGGCGGCGGCAATAATGAAGGCAGTGGAGGAAGCGGCGGGGACTTCCTGGCGGTGTTGTCGGAGGACAACCGGCAGCTGCGGCGGCGCAACTCGCTGCTGCTGTCGGAGCTGGCGCACATGAAGAAGCTCTACAACGACATCATCTACTTCCTGCAGAACCACGTGGCCCCGGTGACGAGCCCCTCGTCGGTGGTGCACGCGTCCCTGCCCACCAGCGCCGGTGGCGCCGCGTCCTCCTGCAGGCTGATGGAGCTGGACCTGGCGGACTCCCCCTCCCCGCCGCGGCGGCCGGAGGACGACGGCACGGTGAAGCTGTTCGGCGTGGCCCTGCAGGGCAAGAAGAAGAAGCGAGCGCACCAGGAGgatggagacgacaaccatgagcaGGGAAGCAGCGACGTCTAG
- the LOC136542666 gene encoding uncharacterized protein, with product MAIHPRITGGRRQPLPLPLKRALLAAITVAAALSILCILSFTDTLTFTDTLSFLGFRPRDVDKRDGNRRYLYWGSRVDCPGKHCGSCEGLGHQESSLRCALEEALFLDRVLVMPAKMCLNSVHNTKGVLQSSNASSQQRWETGSCAMESLYDIDLISRTVPVILDNPRSWYEIISRSTKLGEDGLVVHVQGVSRAELKQNSNYSGALLINRTASPLAWFMECKDRTKHSSVMLPYTFLPTMATRKLRDAANKMKEILGDYDAIHVRRGDLLKNRKDRFGVERSLHPHLDRDTRPEFIKKRIAKWIRPGRTLFIASNERTPGFFSSLSDKYRLAYSSNFSSILNPIIENNYQLFMVERLIMQGARTFVKTMKEFDKDLALCDDPKKNTKDWQEPVYTDD from the exons ATGGCGATCCATCCCCGGATCACCGGCGGCCGCAGGCAGCCGCTGCCGCTACCCCTGAAGAGGGCCCTCCTGGCCGCTATCACTGTCGCGGCTGCTCTCTCCATCCTGTGCATCCTGTCCTTCACTGACACGCTGACCTTCACGGACACGCTGTCCTTCCTGGGGTTCCGGCCCCGCGACGTCGACAAGAGGGACGGCAACCGGAGGTACCTTTACTGGGGAAGCCGCGTCGACTGCCCCGGCAAGCACTGCGGCTCCTGCGAGGGCCTCGGGCACCAGGAGTCCAGCCTCCGCTGCGCCCTCGAGGAGGCCCTCTTCCTCGACAG GGTGCTTGTCATGCCCGCAAAGATGTGCCTCAATTCAGTGCACAATACAAAGGGGGTCCTTCAATCAAGCAATGCAAGTTCACAACAAAG GTGGGAAACGGGTTCTTGTGCAATGGAATCTTTATATGATATCGACCTCATATCAAGAACTgtacctgttattttggataatCCACGATCATGGTACGAGATAATATCAAGAAGTACAAAGCTCGGTGAGGATGGCTTGGTGGTGCATGTGCAAGGGGTTAGCAGAGCTGAACtcaaacaaaattcaaattactctGGTGCTCTCCTCATAAACCGCACAGCAAGTCCTCTTGCTTG GTTTATGGAGTGCAAGGACCGGACCAAGCATAGTTCTGTGATGTTGCCATACACTTTTCTGCCAACAATGGCAACAAGGAAACTGAGGGATGCAGCAAACAAG ATGAAAGAGATACTTGGTGACTATGATGCTATTCATGTGAGACGAGGTGACCTACTGAAGAATAGGAAAGATAGATTTGGTGTTGAGCGAAGTCTTCATCCTCATCTTGACAGAGATACTCGCCCTGAGTTTATCAAGAAAAGAATTGCAAAGTGGATTCGACCAGGTCGCACTCTTTTCATTGCCTCAAATGAAAGGACCCCAGGCTTCTTTTCATCTCTATCAGACAA GTACAGGCTAGCATATTCATCTAACTTCAGCAGCATATTGAATCCGATAATCGAGAACAACTATCAGCTGTTCATGGTGGAAAGGTTGATTATGCAAGGCGCGAGGACGTTTGTGAAGACAATGAAAGAGTTCGATAAAGATCTTGCTCTCTGTGATGATCCAAAGAAGAATACCAAAGACTGGCAGGAACCAGTTTATACAGACGACTGA